The Streptomyces bacillaris sequence ATTCCGAGCGCGCCGAAGGCCGGATAGCCGGCTCGGTGCACATCCCGATCCACCAGGTGCACCGCCGCATCGGTGAGGTGCCGGACGGGACGGTGTGGGTGCACTGCGCGGGCGGAATGCGCGCGGGCATCGCCGCCTCCCTGCTGGATGCCGCCGGTAGGCGGGTGGTGGCCGTGGACGACGGCTTCGACGCTGCCGAGAAGGCCGGGCTGACCGTCCTGACCGGCTGACCAGGCACCAGGCCGGCGCCCCCGCAGGGGGGGCGCCGATGAAAGATGAGGCGGGTATCTGATGTTCCTCTTCCGCAAGAGCCGGAAGCGCGTGTCCGTCGACGAGGCGCAGGCCATTACCGGCGGTGATCGGTCCGATGCCGTTCTGCTGGACGTGCGCGAGAAAGGCGAGTGGAGATCCGGGCATGCCCCCAACGCTGTGCACGCCCCGCTGACCGGCCTGGTTACGGGTGGGGCACTGCCCGCGACCGCGCAGGGCCGGGCGCTGGTGGTGATCTGTCGCAGCGGGCACCGCTCCCAGCAGGCCGCGAAGCTCCTGGCCGAACGAGGCGCGGACGCGGTGGACGTGGAGGGCGGCATGAACGCGTGGGCCGCCGCCGGGTATCCGGTCGTCGACGAGCGCGGGAACAGCGGCTCGATAGCGTGAGCACCCTCATACTCGCCCTCGTCGCCGGGGCTGTCATCGGACTGGCCCTCGGCGCCCTGGGCGGCGGTGGCAGCGTCCTCGCGGTCCCCGCCCTGATCTACCTGCTCGGTTTCTCCCCGGCCTCGGCCACCACCGCCAGCCTGATCATCGTCACCGCGACCTCCGCCACCGCCCTGTTCGCCCACGCCCGCGACGGCAACGTCGCCTGGAAGACCGGCGCCCCATTCGCACTCGCGGGCATCGTCCCGGCCTTCCTCGCCGGGGCCGCCTCCGGGCACCTGCCCGCCGCCGTACTCACCGCAGCGTTCGCAGCCATCGCCGCCCTGGCTGCCCTGCGCATGCTGCGCCCCACCGAATCGGCGCCGCCCGAGCGGATACGCCCGGCGAAAGCAGCCGTCACCGGAGCCGGGCTCGGTGCCGTCACCGGTTTCCTCGGCGTCGGCGGGGGGTTCCTCGCCGTCCCCGCCCTGGTCAGCGTCCTCGGCCTGCGGATGAGGCAGGCAGTGGGCACCAGCCTCCTGGTCATCACCGTCAACTCCCTGGCCGCTCTCACCGCCAGAACAGGGGCTGGAGGGGACGTGCGCTGGGAAGTGATCGCCCCCTTCACCGGAGCGGCGATCCTCGGTGCCTGGGACGGAAAACGCCTGTTCACCAAGATCAGCGGGCAGCGCCTCCAGCGCATCTTCGCCTACGTTCTGTTGGCGGTGGCGCTCTGGATGCTCATGGACGTCATCGTCTGAGCCGAGCGGTGAGCACCATCACCGCCGCGCTCCGGTCGGCCTCATCAGGCCAGGGACAGGAACAGCTTCTCCAGTCGGGCGCGCATCTCATCCCGGTCCTCGCCGGAGCGACTGCCGTCCTCCATCTCGGTGAGGCACTGCTGGAGCCCGGTGGCGATGATCGCGAAACCCGCCCGGTCCAGAGCCCGGGACGCAGCCGCCAGCTGCGTCACGACCTCCTCGCAGTCCCGCCCCTCCTCGATCATCCGGATCACCCCGGAGATCTGCCCTTGCGCACGGCGCAACCGGTTCAGAACCGCTTTCAGCTCCGCGCCCGCCAGATCAAGCTCCATCACCACTCCTCATCACATACCCCCAGGGGTAAATATACTCCCCCGTGCGGGAGCCCCGCCGACAGCAAAGGATGACACTCGCCATGACCACGCCCACCGCCCTCGGTACCGGTGAAGCCCGCACCCGCCTGCACGAACTGACCGTCATCGACGTCCGCACCCCCGGCGAATACGCCGCAGGTCACCTGCCCGGGGCCCTGAACATCCCCCTGGACCACATCCAGCGCGCCCTGCCCGACATCCGCGACGCGGCACACCGCAAGGACGTACTGGTCGTCTGCGCATCCGGTGCCCGCTCCGAGAACGCCTGCAAGATCCTCGCCGAGAACGGCATCACCACCACGACCCTCTCCGGCGGCACCGGAGCCTGGGCTGCCGGCGGCCACGAACTCCACCGTCCGCAGGGCTCGGCCCGCACCGTGTGGGGCATGGAGCGCCAGGTCCGCCTCACGGCCGGCGCCCTCGTCCTGCTCGGCCTTCTGCTCGGCGTTCTCATCCACCCGGCCTTCCAGATCCTGTCGGCCGGCATTGCTGGCGGGCTGGTCTTCTCCGCACTCACCAACACCTGCGGCATGGCTACGATCCTCACCAAGCTCCCGCACAACCGCCCCCGTGCCCACGACCTCGACCGCACGCTGGCGGAACTGCGCAGCCGCTGATCTGCGACGACATAAGGGCGGGGGCTCGGCCAACCGGCCCCCGCCCTTGAACCTGCCGCTTGGCACGTCACGTCAGCTCTGCGCGGAGGGCTCTTGCTCATCGACGTCACTGCGCCGCTTTCGGACGGGCCGCAGCAGTACGTACAGCGCCGCCCCCATGACGCCGGCCGCGAGAACCAGCAGGACGAGCCGGTCGGCCACCACAGCACCGATACCGGCAAGCCGCTCTTCCAGCGCGAATTCCGTATCGGTGCTGATCAGCGACGGCAGCGCCGACGTCCCGTCGAGGAGCAGAAACGGCCATGAACGGCATCTTCGGCACTCCTGCGCCTCCGGTGCGGCAGTAACGCACAAAGCCAGAGGGCCGGTACTGAAATCAGTACCGGCCCTCTGACCTGCTACTTAGCTGTCGGGGTGGCGGGATTTGAACCCACGACCTCTTCGTCCCGAACGAAGCGCGCTGCCAAGCTGCGCTACACCCCGATGTCCACCGGTCTCCCGGCGACATCGATTACTTTAGCCCACCTGCGGCCGGAGGCGAAATCCGCTTTCTTCGGCCCCCGGCCCCGCCCCTCAGTCCCGCCCTACGAGCGTCAGCAGCGTGACCTCGGGCGGGCAGGCGAAGCGGACCGGGGTGTAGCGGTTGGTGCCGCAGCCTGCGGAGACATGGAGGTAGGCGCGGTGGCCGCCCGCTGTGTGGGTGGACAGGCCCTTGACCCGGTCGGTGTCCAGGTCGCAGTTGGTGACCAGGGCCCCGTAGAAGGGGATGCACAGCTGGCCGCCGTGGGTGTGGCCCGCCAGGATCAGGGGGTAGCCGTCGGCCGTGAAGGCGTCCAGGGAGCGCAGGTACGGGGCGTGGACCACGCCGATGGAGAGGTCGGCGCCGGTCTCCGGGCCGCCCTGGACCTCCGCGTACCGGTCCCGCTTGATGTGCGGGTCGTCCAGGCCCGTGAAGGCGATCTCCATGCCGTCCAGCTTGAGCCGGCCCCGGGTGTTCGACAGGTCCAGCCAGCCCGCCTCGTCGAAGGCGTCCCGCATCGGCTCCCAGGGGTTGTGGACGGCGCCGACGACGGGCTCGTTGCCGTTGAGGCCGTGCTTGCCCTGGATCTTCTCCAGGAGGTAGCGGCCCGGGTTGCGCAGCCTCGGCCCGTAGTAGTCGTTGGAGCCGAAGACGTACACCCCCGGGAACTCCATCAGCGGCCCGAGCGCGTCCAGCACCTCCGGTACGGCATCCGGGTCGGAGAGGTTGTCGCCCGTGTTCACCACGAAGTCCGGGCGCAAGCCCGCCAGCGACTGGAGCCAGGCCCGCTTCTTGCGCTGGCCGCTCACCATGTGGATGTCGGACACCTGGAGGACGCGCAACGGACGTGCCCCGTGCGGGAGTACGGGAACGGTCACCCGCCGCAGGCGGAACGAGCGGGCCTCGAACCCGGCGGCGTAGGCGAGACCGGCAGCCCCGACCGCCGCGCCGACTGCCGTGACTTTCAGGGGGACTCCGTAGCGTGCGCGCATGCGTCCATCGTCGCAGACCCGGTGCGGCCCGAGGAAAACCGGAGGGCGGCGTACGCCCCGTACCTGTCACAATCACGGCATGACCACGCTCAAGTCCAAGCTCAAGGAAGACCTCCACACGGCCATGAAGGCGCGTGACGAGCTGACCTCGTCCACCCTTCGGCTCACCCTCACCGCGATCACGAAGGAAGAGGTCAGCGGCACGTCGGCGCGCGAGCTCTCCGACGACGAGGTGCAGAAGGTGATCGCCAAGGAGGCGAAGAAGCGCCGTGAGGCGGCGGAGGCGTTCGCCCAGGGCGGCCGGGCCGAGCAGGCGGAGCGGGAGAAGGCGGAGGGTGAGCTGCTGGAGCAGTACCTGCCCAAGCAGCTCACCGACGACGAGCTGAACGCGATCGTGGCGTCCGCCGTCGAGGAGGCCAAGGCCGCCGGAGCCGAGGGGCCGCGTGCCATGGGCGCCGTCATGAAGATCGTCAACCCCAAGGTGGCCGGTCTCGCCGAGGGCGGCCGCGTCGCCGCCGCAGTGAAGAAGCTCCTCGCGGGCTGAGTCCGTCAGGGGGCAGAAGGCTGAGTCTGTCGAGCTCCCCGCGGGCCGAGCCCGGTAGAGAAGCCGAGACCGCCGGAGTTCCTTGCGGGCCGAGTCCGTCAGGAAGCCGAGACTGCTGGAGTTCCTCGCGGGCTCAGCCCGGCAGGGAAGCCGGCCTGCCGAGCCCGGTGTGGAAGGCTGCCGAGCCCCTCAAGCCCAGCCCCTCAAGGGCCACTCAAGCCCAGCCCCTCAGGCCGCCCGGCCCACCGAGGGAGACGAAAAGGGGGCGCCCCGGTCCTTCGACCGGGGCGCCCCCTTTTCGTACGTACGTCTCCGGCTCAGGGGCCGGACCTGCCGCCGCCCCGCTGGTCCTGGTCCTCGCCGCCGCCGGGGCCGCCGATCAGGCCGGGCGGGAGCTGGATGCCGGGCGTCCGGTCGCGGCCGGGCTTGCCGTCCTCGCGGTCGCCATCGCCGCCACGGCCGCCCTCACGGTCGCCGTCACCCTTCTCCTTGTCCTCCTTCTCCTTCGCCCGGGGGACGGAGACGGGATTGAACGAGGGGGTCTCGGCGGCGTCGAGCGCGCCGGTCATGGCGATCTTCCAGATCGGGCCGGGGAGGCAGCCGCCGCAGACCTTCGGGTAGTACTGGCCGCCGATGGTGACGTTGAACATCGAGCTCTTCTCGCCGATGTCGTCCCCGACCCACACCGCGGTCGAGAGGTTCGGCGTGTACCCGACGAACCAGGCGTCCTTGCGGTCGTTCGTCGTACCCGTCTTGCCCGCGTTGTCCCGGTCGCTCAGCCCCGCCTGCGTACCGGTGCCGTCCTCCACCACGCCCTTGAGCATCTGGTTGATGGTGTCCGCCGTCTTCTCGCTCATCGCCCGCGAGCAGGCCGACTGGGGGACCTTGAGCTTCTTGCCGTTCGGGTCGGTGATCGACTCGATGGCGATCGGCGTGCAGTACGTGCCCCGGTTGGCGAACGCGGCGTACGCGGAGGCCATGGAGAGCGGGGTGCTCACCTCACTGCCGAGGGTGATCGAGGGCGCTTCCACGATCTTCTTGCCGTCGCCGCGCTCGTAACCGACCTTCTTCGCCATCTCCACGGTCTCGCAGAGGCCGGCCTTCTGCTCCAGCAGCGCGAAGTAGGTGTTGATGGACTTGCCGAGCGCACTGGTCATGTCCCAGGAGCCGGTCTCGGACTCCAGCTCGTTCTGCAGGGGCCACTCCGCGTAGCCCGCCGGGGAGCCGGAGCAGTTCCGGAAGTCCTTCTCCTGGAGGGTGATCTTCCAGTCCGTCGAGAACGAGGTCTCCGGGCCGATGCCCTTCTCCAGCGCCGCCGCCGCGGTGAACGGCTTGAACGTCGAGCCGACCTGGAAGCCGTACGTGCTGCCGCCCATCTTGTTGCTGACGGCGAGGTTGAGCACGGTCTCGTTCTGCTTCTGATCCAGGCCGTACGGGCGGGACTGGCCCATCGAGAGGATCTTGCCGCTGCCCGGCTGCACCTGGACCACGGAGGCCGCGAACTTGTCGTCCTTGTTCACCCGGGCGGTCGCGGCCTGGTTGGCGGCCTGCTGGGCGCGCGGGTCGAGCGTGGTCCTGATGGTGAGCCCGCCGAGGTTCCAGAGCTTGGAGCGCTCCTCCTCGGTCTCGCCGAACGCCGGGTCGGTCAGGATCGTCTTGCGTACGTAGTCGCAGAAGAACCCGGAACCGCTGACGGCCGTGATGCAGCCGTTCTTCGGCTTGCTCACCTTCAGCTTGATCGGGGTTTCCATGGCCTTGTCGGCCTCGGCCTGCGTGATGGCGCGGGTGGCGGCCATCCGGGCCAGCACGGTGTTGCGGCGCTTCGTGGCCTCTTCCGTGTCGTTGACCGGGTCGTAGCGGGTCGGTGACTGGACGATGCCGGCGAGCAGCGCGGCCTCCTCCAGCTTCAGGTCCTTGGCGCGCTTGGAGAAGTAGCGCTGGGACGCGGCCTCGACGCCGTACGCCTGCTGCCCGAAGAACGTGATGTTGAGGTAGTTCTCCAGGATCTTCTTCTTGCCCAGCTCCTCCTCGACCTGGATCGCGTACTTCAGCTCGCGGACCTTGCGGCCGATCGTCTGCTGGGTGGCCTGCGCGACCTTCTCCTGGTCGTCGCCCGCCTCCTCGACGAACACGTTCTTCACGTACTGCTGGGTGAGGGTCGACGCGCCCTGCGCGGTCCCGCCCGTCTGTACGTTGCGGTTCATCGCGCGCAGGATGCCCTTGAGGTCGACCGCCCCGTGCTCGTAGAAGCGGGAGTCCTCGATCGCGATGATCGCGTCCTGCATGTACGGGGAGATGTCCTTGAGCGGGACCACCGTCCGGTCGCGGGAGTAGACCGTCGCGATCGCACCGCCGTCGCGGTCCAGGATCGTGGTCCGCTGGCTGAGCGGCGGAGTCTTCAGGTTGGAGGGGATCTCGTCGAACCCTTCGACCGTCCCCTTGGCGGCGAGCCCCAACGCTCCGGCCGCGGGCAGCGCGATGCCTGCCAGGACAGCTCCGGAGAGCGCGGCGACACCGAGGAACTTGGCGGCCTGCTGGGTCGTGGTGAGACCCCCGCCCGAGCGCTTCTTTGGCATGAGGGCAGCCTAATCCGTAGTGATGAGCGTTCTGTAGGAACGGGGGGCCCTCGGAGCGTTCGCGTACCAGACCGTGACATCCGGCGGGGGTGACCGCACCCGAGACCGGGGGTGACCGCCTCGGAGGCATGGAGGCATGGAGGCACGGATGTGGCCGCTTCGGAGGCATGGATGGGGCCGCATGGCCATGACGGCAGGCGTCCGCGTTCTCGTGCCGACGTTGTCATTCGCCGGACAGGCGGACAGGCCTTGGCCTAAGCTGCTCTCAACTGTCACAGCTGTCCGGTTCCGTATCAACCCCCCTGCAACCCCATGCACCTCTTCTGGTCATTCTTCTCCCGGCCGACGCACAGGTGAATCGCACATCGCGGCGCTCCCGAAATCGCCCCGTGTGTCACTGAACGCCCCTTGCCATTCGGGTGTACTGTCCCGATTTCGCGGCGTTAGTCGTGCATGTCTTCCCCTCACTCCCCTGGGTGATCTGCCGCATACGCATAGTCCGTTCGGACCATTCAAGATTGGGCCCGAAGGGGGTGTTGTGCTGTCCCCGCCTTCCGTAACGTCCTCAACTGGCAGCGGTGAATATGCCGCTACCGCCGTGGGGGAGCCTCGATTCGGGAGAGGACGGCGCCGGCATGGGCTGGGTAACCGACTGGAGTGCGCAGGCAGCCTGCCGCACTACCGATCCGGATGAACTGTTCGTACAAGGGGCAGCGCAGAACAGGGCCAAGGCGGTGTGCACCGGATGCCCGGTGCGGACCGAGTGCCTGGCCGACGCGCTGGACAATCGCGTCGAGTTCGGCGTGTGGGGCGGAATGACGGAGCGGGAGCGCCGCGCACTGCTGCGCCGCCGGCCCACCGTCACGTCCTGGCGCCGCCTGCTGGAGACCGCACGCAGTGAGTACGAGCGGTCCACCGGCATGCTGCCCGCGGTGATCGGGCTGGAGGACGACGAGCTTCAGGAGACGTACGCCGCGGTGGGCTAGGCGCCCGCGCGGTTCGGAGGGGCAGGCAGCCCCGGAGGGCGGGCAGCTCGGGCAGGGCTGCCGGTTGATCGGATCAGGGCTGCCGGCTGATCAGGGCAGGATGCCCGCTGATCGTCGGGACTGCGGAGTACGGGAGCGCGGGGGGCCGAGGTCTACGCCGCTCCGGCCGGGGCCGGGGAGGAACCGGTCGCCAGTCGGTCGCCGATGGCCCGCAGGCCGTCCAGGTCGTGCACATCGCCCGGCAGCGCCGCCACCGCGGTCACCGGGACCTCGGGGTGCAGCTCGGTGAAGCGGTCGCGGGTGTGCTGTTCGCGCGCGACCACCTGCATGCGCTCGGCGTGCAGACGCAGCAGACCGGCCGTCAGTTCGTCGATGTCCAGCGGGGCTTCGTCGGCTTCGGTGGACGTGCCGGATGCGTCGGCGCCGCCTTCGGTGGTCGAGCCGTCGTCCGTCGTCCTGTCCGCGTCATCGGAGTCATCGGCGTTCTCGGTGCTCTTCGCGTGCTTCTTCTCGGGCCGGTTCGCGTGGTCGTGCTCGTACGTGGAGTCGTCGTGCTCGTGCCTGGTCTCGTGCTCGTACGCGGTCTCGTGGTCGTGCGTGGAGTCGTCGTGCTCATGTCCGTGCTCGGGGGAGAGCGGCGCGGCGGTTTCGGGGTGGGCGGCCGAGGGGGCGGGGGTCTCCCGGTCACCAAGGCCAGCCTTCCCGGTCGCCTGATCCACAATGCGGGCGTCGTCAAGATTTTCTGCGGCGGTCAGCGCCTGCTCGGCGGAGAGCCGGGACGCCTCGCTGCCGTGCGCCCGGTTGAGGACGAGACCGGCCAGCGGCATGTCCTCCGCCGCCAGCCGCTCCACGAAGTACGCGGCCTCGCGCAGCGCGTCCCGCTCCGGGGTCGCGACCACGAGGAACGCCGTACCGGGGGCCTGGAGCAGCTTGTACGTGGCGTCGGCGCGGCTGCGGAAGCCGCCGAACATGGTGTCCATCGCGGCGACGAACGTCTGCACGTCCCGCAGGAACTGGCCGCCGAGCAGCTTGCCCAGCGTCCCGGTCATCATCGACATACCGACATTGAGGAACTTCATCCCGGCCCGGCCGCCCACCTTCGCGGGCGCCATCAGCAGCCGGATGAACTTCCCGTCCAGGAACGAGCCGAGCCGCTTGGGCGCGTCCAGGAAGTCCAGCGCGGAGCGCGAGGGCGGGGTGTCGACGATGATCAGGTCCCACTCGTCGCGCGCCCGCAGCTGCCCGAGCTTCTCCATCGCCATGTACTCCTGCGTACCGGCGAACCCGGCCGACAGGGACTGGTAGAAGGGGTTCTCCAGGATCGCGCGGGCCCTCTCGGCGTCCGCGTGGGCCTCGACGGTCTCGTCGAAGGTCCGCTTCATGTCCAGCATCATGGCGTGCAGTTCGCCGTCGCCCGCGATGCCGTCGACCCGGCGCGGGACGTTGTCCAGCTGGTCGATGCCCATGGACTGGGCGAGCCGGCGGGCCGGGTCGATGGTGAGGACGACGACCTTCCGGCCGCGCTCGGCCGCCCGTACGCCGAGGGCCGCGGCGGTCGTGGTCTTGCCGACACCGCCGGAGCCGCAGCAGACGATGATCCGGATCCCCGGGTCGTCGAGCAGCGCGTCGGTGTCCAGCCCGGGAAGCCCCTCCGTGCCAGTGCCGGTGCCGCTTCCCGTGCGGGTGCCGGGTTCTGTGCCGGTGTTGATGCCGCTGCCCGTGCCGGTGCCCGTACTCATGAATCCGTCCCCCCTGATGAATCCGCCCCTTCCCCCACGCCCTGTTTACGGAGCTCCGTGGCCAGGTCGTGCAGGGCGGCGAGGTCCACCCCGTCGTCGGCCAGCGGCAGCTCGGCGGTCGGCAGGCCGAGGCCGGCCAGCACGGCACGCTGCTCGCGCTCCAGGCCGACGCGCTGGGCGTGCTCGGCGGCCTGCTCGATCAGGGGCCGTACGAGGGCGGCGGAGCCGGTCACTCCGGCGCGGGTCAGCGTCTTGGCGATCTCCTTGCGGCGGCCGGTCGCGGCGGTGCGCAGGGTCTCCTCGTCGACGACGTGCGGGCGGACCATGTTCACGATGACGTGGCCCACGGGGAGGTCGGCGGCGCGCAGTTCGGCGATGCCGTCCGCGGTCTCCTGGACCGGCATCTCCTCCAGCAGGGTCACCAGGTGGACCGCGGTCTTCGGGGACTTCAGGACCCGCATCACGGCCTGGGCCTGGTTGTGTATCGGGCCGATCCTGGCCAGCCCCGCGACCTCGTCGTTGACGTTCAGGAAGCGCGTGATCCGGCCGGTCGGCGGAGCGTCCATGATCACGTGGTCGTAGACGTACCGGCCCTGCTTGTCCTTGCGGCGTACGGCTTCGCACGCCTTGCCGGTCAGCAGAACGTCCCGGACCCCGGGCGCGATGGTGGTGGCGAAGTCGATCGCGCCGAGCTTCTTGAGCGCCCGGCCCGCGCCGCCGAGCTTGTAGAACATCTGGAGGTAGTCGAGGAGCGCCTGCTCGGCGTCGATCGCCAGCGCGTGCACCTCGCCGCCGCCCGGCGCGACGGCGATCCTGCGCTCCTCGTAGGGCAGCGCGTCGGCACCGAAGAGCTGCGCGATGCCCTGTCTGCCCTCGACCTCGACGAGGAGGGTGCGCCTGCCCTCGGTCGCGAGGGCGAGCGCGAGGGCGGCGGCGACCGTGGTCTTACCGGTACCGCCCTTGCCGCTGACGACCTGGAACCTGCTCACGTATTCGAGCCTAACCAGTCCGGCCCCGGGCTACGCACGGGACCGTCGGTGCCAGGCGTTACAGTCAGGCCCATGACCAAGTGGGAATACGCGACCGTGCCCCTTCTCGTGCACGCGACCAAGCAGATTCTGGACACCTGGGGCGAGGACGGCTGGGAGCTGGTCCAGGTCGTGCCCGGGCCGAACAACCCCGAGCAGCTCGTGGCCTACCTGAAGCGGGAGAAGGCGTAGTGGCGGGCGCCGTCGAGGCACAGCTCGCGGAGCTGGGCCTGACCCTGCCCGCCGTCGTGCCGCCGCTGGCCTCGTACCAGCCGGCCGTGCAGTCCGGGGTGTACGTCTACACCTCGGGGCAGCTCCCGATGGTGGACGGCAAGCTCGCCGTCACCGGCAAGGTCGGCGCCGAAGTGACGCCGGACGAGGCCAAGGAGCTGGCGAAGACCTGCGCGCTCAACGCCCTGGCCGCCGTGAAGTCGGTCGCCGGCGATCTGGACCGGATCAAGCGCGTCGTGAAGGTCGTGGGCTTCGTCGCCTCGGCCTCCGACTTCACCGGGCAGCCCGCCGTGATCAACGGTGCGAGCGAGCTGCTGGGCGCGGTCCTCGGCGACAAGGGCGTGCACGCGCGCAGCGCCGTGGGCGTCGCCGTGCTGCCGCTGGACGCGCCGGTCGAGGTCGAGGTCCAGGTCGAACTCGTCGAGGCCTGAGGGCCCCTTCTCGCACGTCTTCCTCGTACGTTCTCCTCGTACGTTCTCCGATCCCGTCCGGTCCCCGTGGCCGGGCGGGATCGTCGTGTGTACGGCGCGTGTCGGTCCGTGTCGCGGCGCTGTGATGATCACGGTGCCTCTCGAACATCGGCGCGGTTCCGGATAGCCTCCGGCCATGTCCCAAGGTCAGTGGTACCCCCCGGAATGGCCCGACCGGATCCGGGCGCTCGCCGCCGGTGAGCTGACGGCCGTGACGCCCCGGCAGGCCGCCACCGTGATGCTGCTCCGCGATCCGGGGCACCGGGCCCCGACGCCCGGCCCCGTCGTGCACATGCTGCGCCGGCGGACCTCCATGGCGTTCGCCGGGGGTGCGTACGCCTATCCGGGTGGCGGTGTCGATCCGCGCGACGACGACCGGCTGATCGGGTGGGCCGGTCCCTCCCTGGAGCACTGGGCCGCCCGGCTCGGCGTGGCGACGGCGGCCGAGGCGCAGGCCATCGTCTGTGCGGCGGTGCGCGAGACGTTCGAGGAGGCGGGGGTCCTGCTCGCCGGGGAGACCGCCGGGACCGTGGTCGGCGATACGACCGGGGCCGACTGGGAGGCCGACCGCGAGGCGCTGGTGGCCCGGGACCTGTCCTTCGCGGAGTTCCTGGACCGGCGCGGGCTGCTGCTCCGCTCGGACCTGCTGGGCGCC is a genomic window containing:
- a CDS encoding transglycosylase domain-containing protein codes for the protein MPKKRSGGGLTTTQQAAKFLGVAALSGAVLAGIALPAAGALGLAAKGTVEGFDEIPSNLKTPPLSQRTTILDRDGGAIATVYSRDRTVVPLKDISPYMQDAIIAIEDSRFYEHGAVDLKGILRAMNRNVQTGGTAQGASTLTQQYVKNVFVEEAGDDQEKVAQATQQTIGRKVRELKYAIQVEEELGKKKILENYLNITFFGQQAYGVEAASQRYFSKRAKDLKLEEAALLAGIVQSPTRYDPVNDTEEATKRRNTVLARMAATRAITQAEADKAMETPIKLKVSKPKNGCITAVSGSGFFCDYVRKTILTDPAFGETEEERSKLWNLGGLTIRTTLDPRAQQAANQAATARVNKDDKFAASVVQVQPGSGKILSMGQSRPYGLDQKQNETVLNLAVSNKMGGSTYGFQVGSTFKPFTAAAALEKGIGPETSFSTDWKITLQEKDFRNCSGSPAGYAEWPLQNELESETGSWDMTSALGKSINTYFALLEQKAGLCETVEMAKKVGYERGDGKKIVEAPSITLGSEVSTPLSMASAYAAFANRGTYCTPIAIESITDPNGKKLKVPQSACSRAMSEKTADTINQMLKGVVEDGTGTQAGLSDRDNAGKTGTTNDRKDAWFVGYTPNLSTAVWVGDDIGEKSSMFNVTIGGQYYPKVCGGCLPGPIWKIAMTGALDAAETPSFNPVSVPRAKEKEDKEKGDGDREGGRGGDGDREDGKPGRDRTPGIQLPPGLIGGPGGGEDQDQRGGGRSGP
- a CDS encoding WhiB family transcriptional regulator translates to MGWVTDWSAQAACRTTDPDELFVQGAAQNRAKAVCTGCPVRTECLADALDNRVEFGVWGGMTERERRALLRRRPTVTSWRRLLETARSEYERSTGMLPAVIGLEDDELQETYAAVG
- a CDS encoding RidA family protein encodes the protein MAGAVEAQLAELGLTLPAVVPPLASYQPAVQSGVYVYTSGQLPMVDGKLAVTGKVGAEVTPDEAKELAKTCALNALAAVKSVAGDLDRIKRVVKVVGFVASASDFTGQPAVINGASELLGAVLGDKGVHARSAVGVAVLPLDAPVEVEVQVELVEA
- a CDS encoding rhodanese-like domain-containing protein; the encoded protein is MFLFRKSRKRVSVDEAQAITGGDRSDAVLLDVREKGEWRSGHAPNAVHAPLTGLVTGGALPATAQGRALVVICRSGHRSQQAAKLLAERGADAVDVEGGMNAWAAAGYPVVDERGNSGSIA
- a CDS encoding ArsA family ATPase; this encodes MSTGTGTGSGINTGTEPGTRTGSGTGTGTEGLPGLDTDALLDDPGIRIIVCCGSGGVGKTTTAAALGVRAAERGRKVVVLTIDPARRLAQSMGIDQLDNVPRRVDGIAGDGELHAMMLDMKRTFDETVEAHADAERARAILENPFYQSLSAGFAGTQEYMAMEKLGQLRARDEWDLIIVDTPPSRSALDFLDAPKRLGSFLDGKFIRLLMAPAKVGGRAGMKFLNVGMSMMTGTLGKLLGGQFLRDVQTFVAAMDTMFGGFRSRADATYKLLQAPGTAFLVVATPERDALREAAYFVERLAAEDMPLAGLVLNRAHGSEASRLSAEQALTAAENLDDARIVDQATGKAGLGDRETPAPSAAHPETAAPLSPEHGHEHDDSTHDHETAYEHETRHEHDDSTYEHDHANRPEKKHAKSTENADDSDDADRTTDDGSTTEGGADASGTSTEADEAPLDIDELTAGLLRLHAERMQVVAREQHTRDRFTELHPEVPVTAVAALPGDVHDLDGLRAIGDRLATGSSPAPAGAA
- a CDS encoding metal-sensitive transcriptional regulator gives rise to the protein MELDLAGAELKAVLNRLRRAQGQISGVIRMIEEGRDCEEVVTQLAAASRALDRAGFAIIATGLQQCLTEMEDGSRSGEDRDEMRARLEKLFLSLA
- a CDS encoding metallophosphoesterase, with translation MRARYGVPLKVTAVGAAVGAAGLAYAAGFEARSFRLRRVTVPVLPHGARPLRVLQVSDIHMVSGQRKKRAWLQSLAGLRPDFVVNTGDNLSDPDAVPEVLDALGPLMEFPGVYVFGSNDYYGPRLRNPGRYLLEKIQGKHGLNGNEPVVGAVHNPWEPMRDAFDEAGWLDLSNTRGRLKLDGMEIAFTGLDDPHIKRDRYAEVQGGPETGADLSIGVVHAPYLRSLDAFTADGYPLILAGHTHGGQLCIPFYGALVTNCDLDTDRVKGLSTHTAGGHRAYLHVSAGCGTNRYTPVRFACPPEVTLLTLVGRD
- a CDS encoding ArsA family ATPase, whose protein sequence is MSRFQVVSGKGGTGKTTVAAALALALATEGRRTLLVEVEGRQGIAQLFGADALPYEERRIAVAPGGGEVHALAIDAEQALLDYLQMFYKLGGAGRALKKLGAIDFATTIAPGVRDVLLTGKACEAVRRKDKQGRYVYDHVIMDAPPTGRITRFLNVNDEVAGLARIGPIHNQAQAVMRVLKSPKTAVHLVTLLEEMPVQETADGIAELRAADLPVGHVIVNMVRPHVVDEETLRTAATGRRKEIAKTLTRAGVTGSAALVRPLIEQAAEHAQRVGLEREQRAVLAGLGLPTAELPLADDGVDLAALHDLATELRKQGVGEGADSSGGTDS
- a CDS encoding rhodanese-like domain-containing protein produces the protein MTTPTALGTGEARTRLHELTVIDVRTPGEYAAGHLPGALNIPLDHIQRALPDIRDAAHRKDVLVVCASGARSENACKILAENGITTTTLSGGTGAWAAGGHELHRPQGSARTVWGMERQVRLTAGALVLLGLLLGVLIHPAFQILSAGIAGGLVFSALTNTCGMATILTKLPHNRPRAHDLDRTLAELRSR
- a CDS encoding sulfite exporter TauE/SafE family protein, with protein sequence MSTLILALVAGAVIGLALGALGGGGSVLAVPALIYLLGFSPASATTASLIIVTATSATALFAHARDGNVAWKTGAPFALAGIVPAFLAGAASGHLPAAVLTAAFAAIAALAALRMLRPTESAPPERIRPAKAAVTGAGLGAVTGFLGVGGGFLAVPALVSVLGLRMRQAVGTSLLVITVNSLAALTARTGAGGDVRWEVIAPFTGAAILGAWDGKRLFTKISGQRLQRIFAYVLLAVALWMLMDVIV
- a CDS encoding DUF4177 domain-containing protein; this encodes MTKWEYATVPLLVHATKQILDTWGEDGWELVQVVPGPNNPEQLVAYLKREKA
- a CDS encoding GatB/YqeY domain-containing protein, which gives rise to MTTLKSKLKEDLHTAMKARDELTSSTLRLTLTAITKEEVSGTSARELSDDEVQKVIAKEAKKRREAAEAFAQGGRAEQAEREKAEGELLEQYLPKQLTDDELNAIVASAVEEAKAAGAEGPRAMGAVMKIVNPKVAGLAEGGRVAAAVKKLLAG